The sequence CATCCCATGATTGTGTATACAAAGTGCGTAAATTATTTGGCACAAAAAAAGTTGGACATACAGGAACGCTGGATCCAGATGCAGAAGGTGTTTTACCGATTTGTATTGGTAAAGCAACGAAAATAGTGCCATTTTTAACAGATACCAAAAAGGTTTATAAAGCTGAGTTGAAATTAGGGATAGCTACAACGACAGAAGATGCATCAGGAGAGATTATTGCACAGAAAGCGGTAAGCAATGTTCCAACCGAAGATGAAATTAATACCGTATTTGCTAAGTTTACCGGAGAAATAGAACAGGTCCCCCCAATGTACTCTGCAGTGAAAGTAAAGGGAAAAAAGTTATACGAGTACGCAAGAAATAATGAAACTGTGGAACGGCCAATACGTCGTGTGAAAATATATGAACTAGTATTGCTGTCTCCGCCTGATCAAACAAATCATGCGTTAACTTTTCGGGTTAGTTGTTCAAAAGGAACGTATATACGTACACTATGCGTTGATATTGGAAAAGAGTTAGGATATCCGTCCCATATGTCTTTACTAATCAGAGAAGCCACAGGTGCATTTTCCCACAAAAATGCAGTAACATTTGCTACAATAGAAGAGGCTGTCAAGCGGAAGCAAGAAACAGAGCTACTATATCCTATTCAAGCTGGATTACCGCATTTGGATCAATACTTTGTTGACCAAGAGACAGCAAAAAAAGTGTTTCACGGGCAAAAACTACCACGTATAATGAACGTGAAGACGGATCCTTTTATAATGATGCATAAAAATGAAGCTGTAGCAATTTATAAAATACATCCCGATCAACCAGAATATATCAAACCAATCCGTGTATTTAGTAGATAAGAAAGTGTAGGTGAAAAAAGATGCGAACATTTCAGTTAACATATCCGCACACTCTCATGCTGGAAGATTTACCAGAAACAGTTACCGCTATTGGGTTTTTTGATGGTATACATAAAGGTCATCAGCACGTGATTAAAACTGCAGTGAAAGAAGCAAAACGAAGAAACATGGAAAGCGCAGTCATTACATTCTACCCACACCCTTCTGTTGTATTAAATAAAGCAGTTAAGCATGTTAAATATATTACCCCAATGCGAGAAAAACAGGAAATTTTAAAACGGCTTGATGTAGATAGACTATATGTTATTACGTTTAATACTGAACTAGCAGCTTTATCAGCCCAAGGGTTTATTGATCATTTTATCAAGGGTCTGCATATAAAGCATCTCGTTGCTGGATTTGATTTTTCCTATGGTCATAAAGGAAAGGGAAATATGAATACGATTGTTACTCATGCAGGAGGGGCATTCACCTATACAAAAGTAGAGAAAGTAGAATGCAATAATGAAAAAATCAGTTCTACTAAAATTCGGCAATTGCTTCGTATAGGAGAAATAGAAGAAGCAAATCAATTGCTTGGAAGACCATTGCTTGTTGATGGAATCGTTATAAAGGGTGCACAGCGTGGAAAGCAATTGGGTTACCCAACAGCTAATATCAATACTAATCCTGAAGCACTGTTACCGAGACCTGGTGTTTACGCGGTGAAAGCGATTTATAAGCAAGAAAAATATGAAGGGATGGCAAGTCTTGGATTTAATCCAACCTTTGAAACAGAAATGGATGAACCGATTCTAGAAGTAAATATTTTTGACTATAATCATGAGCTTTATGGGGAAGAACTATTAATTGAGTTTCATA is a genomic window of Virgibacillus proomii containing:
- the truB gene encoding tRNA pseudouridine(55) synthase TruB, whose translation is MDGILPLWKPKGFTSHDCVYKVRKLFGTKKVGHTGTLDPDAEGVLPICIGKATKIVPFLTDTKKVYKAELKLGIATTTEDASGEIIAQKAVSNVPTEDEINTVFAKFTGEIEQVPPMYSAVKVKGKKLYEYARNNETVERPIRRVKIYELVLLSPPDQTNHALTFRVSCSKGTYIRTLCVDIGKELGYPSHMSLLIREATGAFSHKNAVTFATIEEAVKRKQETELLYPIQAGLPHLDQYFVDQETAKKVFHGQKLPRIMNVKTDPFIMMHKNEAVAIYKIHPDQPEYIKPIRVFSR
- the ribF gene encoding riboflavin biosynthesis protein RibF, with translation MRTFQLTYPHTLMLEDLPETVTAIGFFDGIHKGHQHVIKTAVKEAKRRNMESAVITFYPHPSVVLNKAVKHVKYITPMREKQEILKRLDVDRLYVITFNTELAALSAQGFIDHFIKGLHIKHLVAGFDFSYGHKGKGNMNTIVTHAGGAFTYTKVEKVECNNEKISSTKIRQLLRIGEIEEANQLLGRPLLVDGIVIKGAQRGKQLGYPTANINTNPEALLPRPGVYAVKAIYKQEKYEGMASLGFNPTFETEMDEPILEVNIFDYNHELYGEELLIEFHRFIRNEKKFPGKNELIDQIKKDEKEIRAFFSR